One window of the Archangium primigenium genome contains the following:
- a CDS encoding ATP-binding protein, translating to MTTQAWLSLGACAGLLALAVLALVRVGRSPLALPLAVLCITLSTWNFADFALVRSGGAGWRLIATMSTMMSAPPLLHFLLSFVGERRRLSGVMYATYGLFGALSLVALGGLGAERVAASVTSRGFTWVLVGLFLPVLGTAFWLLGRHLRREPRAIERMRTRLLLTGLALLVVLFGTDVAAELGGNVPRLGGLGTLLGLPAIAVVALRLRLFGQELTNVHAAYALLLSLIGVLSYLGVFRAFAERRGALVVGTVAITLALLGITRRGVSAFVAQRERLTQMATLGRFSAQMAHDLKNPIAALKGATQYLQEEHARGQPWDDKGEFLDLLLEQVERLDRVVDTYQRLGRVEPLMQPVDLNQLATSVLSLQGLTGRPGVELRQELAPGALPCAGDWDLLVNAVENLVRNALEAMPNGGTLTVRTRREVRSVVLGVEDTGEGMNARTRERAFDDFYTTKATGSGLGLAFVRRVVESHGGRVKLTSHEGRGTTVTLRLPVSGPGPER from the coding sequence ATGACGACCCAGGCGTGGCTGAGCCTCGGGGCCTGTGCGGGCCTGCTGGCGCTGGCCGTGCTGGCCCTGGTGCGCGTGGGCCGCAGCCCCCTGGCGCTCCCGCTCGCGGTGCTCTGCATCACCCTGTCCACGTGGAACTTCGCCGACTTCGCCCTGGTGCGCTCGGGCGGCGCGGGCTGGCGGCTCATCGCCACGATGTCGACGATGATGAGCGCCCCGCCCCTGCTGCACTTCCTGCTGTCGTTCGTGGGCGAGCGGCGCCGACTGTCCGGGGTGATGTACGCCACGTATGGGCTGTTCGGCGCCCTGTCGCTCGTGGCGCTCGGGGGGCTGGGCGCCGAGCGCGTGGCGGCGAGCGTCACCTCGCGGGGCTTCACCTGGGTGCTGGTGGGCCTGTTCCTGCCCGTGCTGGGCACGGCGTTCTGGCTGCTCGGGCGGCACCTGCGCCGCGAGCCGCGCGCCATCGAGCGCATGCGCACGCGGCTCTTGCTCACGGGCCTGGCGCTGCTGGTGGTGCTCTTCGGCACGGACGTGGCGGCGGAGCTGGGTGGCAACGTGCCGCGCCTGGGGGGCCTGGGCACGCTGCTCGGCCTGCCCGCCATCGCGGTGGTGGCGCTGCGCTTGCGGCTCTTCGGCCAGGAGCTGACCAACGTCCACGCCGCGTACGCGCTGCTCCTGTCGCTCATCGGGGTCCTGTCCTACCTGGGCGTGTTCCGCGCCTTCGCCGAGCGGCGGGGCGCGCTCGTGGTGGGCACGGTCGCCATCACGCTCGCGCTGCTGGGCATCACCCGCCGGGGCGTGTCCGCCTTCGTGGCCCAGCGCGAGCGGCTCACGCAGATGGCCACCCTGGGGCGCTTCTCCGCGCAGATGGCGCATGACCTGAAGAACCCCATCGCCGCGCTCAAGGGCGCCACCCAGTACCTCCAGGAGGAGCACGCCCGGGGCCAGCCGTGGGACGACAAGGGCGAGTTCCTCGACCTGCTGCTCGAGCAGGTGGAGCGGTTGGATCGGGTGGTGGACACCTACCAGCGGCTCGGGCGGGTGGAGCCCCTGATGCAGCCGGTGGACCTGAACCAACTGGCCACGAGCGTGCTGTCGCTGCAAGGCCTCACGGGAAGGCCCGGGGTGGAGCTGCGCCAGGAGCTGGCGCCGGGGGCGCTGCCCTGCGCGGGAGACTGGGATCTGCTGGTCAACGCGGTGGAGAACCTGGTGCGCAACGCCCTGGAGGCCATGCCGAATGGAGGCACGCTCACCGTGCGCACGCGGCGGGAGGTGCGCAGCGTGGTGCTCGGCGTGGAGGACACGGGCGAGGGCATGAACGCGCGCACCCGCGAGCGGGCATTCGACGACTTCTACACCACCAAGGCCACGGGCAGCGGGCTGGGACTGGCCTTCGTGCGGCGGGTAGTGGAGTCCCATGGCGGCCGGGTGAAACTCACGAGCCACGAGGGACGCGGCACCACGGTGACCTTGCGGCTGCCCGTCTCCGGTCCCGGCCCGGAGCGGTAG
- a CDS encoding HEAT repeat domain-containing protein, whose product MPAHLAQTLITQGLLPQDKAEEALRHQAAQGGALDTALLERRMLTEPQVLHALGEASGLRPVNLADFEPNADVASFIPPKIADRLCVVPLSLDGTTLHVACGYPVPRKELEEVGFLLGKPLELWVATEVRVREWISVIYRLPLSPRQSAVLALLDPERMGAGAPPPPSAPAPVAPAPSAPAPSAPPPAPRPPPPPQPEESTLTVEMVERLARNVAAEPVSLERTAKPAAPPAPAAPPPPRPAPAARPPAPTAARPPAPAAPPAAPPPASAPAREPLRLNMAEPAPRPPPPAQPPPPAQPPPPAQPPQARPAPQAPAPVAPRPPPPAPAPPPAPVAAAPVAPPPAPPRPAPAPVEARAPEAEAPRAASDDVPDWTLVQARAALKDATRERDRLIDTALRFGRRTFDYVAAFAVMRGAAVGWDARGEGLPAESLAQVSIPLDASSVFRTVAVTRGSYAGPVPPDSLTRHYLELFGRQPPRTLFLYPVEVRGRLVAVLYGDCGQKPISQRRLSDYLLFCQELPAAFQELLLFRKQRQAPQRGSGMSFDVDVDVELDEPAAPAPQPSLAAGLGWSPFATRSSGAMGRAASLAPLVMSQEERPPPDFGPLIKRLTGPDANQRASAMAELARSPEASARVLVTHFPGPSAWSRLPVLELPEADELGPIAGALSRLGRPAAQALAPLLDSPDSDTRYFALLTAGNLPYVELVDGILRGLFDAEPDLSSAARAAAAALKHLPRLDAARRELRQELQHRDPLRRSLAARALGTLHDRESIESLIPLTGTSDPLCAQAAADALRELTRVSLGLDARAWMTWWADNRARRRADWLVTALRHPELDVRLTSIEELSRALNDTLGYYADAPEPEREAAVRRWEAVAADPGRSRRLTLL is encoded by the coding sequence ATGCCTGCCCATCTCGCCCAGACCCTGATCACGCAGGGCCTCCTTCCCCAGGACAAGGCCGAGGAAGCCTTGCGCCATCAGGCGGCTCAAGGGGGTGCCCTCGACACGGCCCTGCTCGAGCGGCGCATGCTCACCGAGCCCCAGGTGCTGCACGCACTCGGGGAGGCATCGGGACTGCGGCCGGTGAACCTGGCCGACTTCGAGCCCAACGCGGACGTCGCCTCCTTCATCCCCCCGAAGATCGCCGACCGGCTGTGCGTGGTGCCCCTGTCGCTCGATGGCACCACCCTGCACGTGGCCTGCGGCTACCCGGTGCCTCGCAAGGAGCTGGAGGAAGTGGGCTTCCTGCTCGGCAAGCCCCTGGAGCTGTGGGTGGCCACCGAGGTGCGGGTGCGCGAGTGGATCTCCGTCATCTACCGGCTGCCGCTCTCGCCGCGCCAGAGCGCGGTGCTCGCCCTGCTCGATCCCGAGCGCATGGGCGCCGGGGCCCCGCCGCCCCCTTCCGCGCCAGCACCTGTCGCGCCCGCACCGTCCGCCCCCGCACCTTCCGCGCCGCCTCCCGCGCCCCGGCCGCCGCCGCCGCCGCAACCCGAGGAGTCCACCCTCACCGTGGAGATGGTGGAGCGGCTCGCGCGCAACGTGGCCGCCGAGCCCGTGTCGCTCGAGCGCACGGCCAAGCCCGCGGCCCCCCCGGCCCCCGCGGCCCCGCCCCCCCCGCGTCCGGCGCCCGCCGCGCGCCCGCCCGCCCCCACCGCCGCGCGCCCGCCCGCCCCCGCGGCCCCGCCCGCCGCGCCGCCTCCCGCGTCCGCGCCCGCCCGTGAGCCCCTGCGGCTGAACATGGCCGAGCCCGCGCCGCGGCCCCCGCCCCCGGCCCAGCCTCCGCCGCCCGCTCAGCCTCCGCCCCCGGCCCAGCCGCCGCAGGCCCGGCCCGCGCCCCAGGCGCCCGCGCCCGTGGCCCCCCGGCCCCCTCCGCCCGCGCCCGCGCCGCCTCCGGCCCCGGTGGCCGCCGCGCCCGTGGCGCCCCCACCCGCGCCCCCGCGCCCCGCGCCCGCGCCGGTCGAGGCCCGCGCGCCGGAGGCCGAGGCCCCCCGGGCCGCGAGCGATGACGTGCCCGACTGGACGCTCGTGCAGGCCCGGGCCGCCCTCAAGGACGCCACGCGCGAGCGGGATCGGCTCATCGACACGGCCCTGCGCTTTGGCCGCCGCACCTTCGACTACGTGGCCGCCTTCGCGGTGATGCGCGGCGCGGCGGTGGGCTGGGACGCGCGAGGCGAGGGGCTCCCGGCGGAGTCGCTCGCGCAGGTGTCCATCCCGCTCGACGCCAGCAGTGTCTTTCGCACCGTGGCCGTCACCCGGGGCAGCTACGCGGGCCCCGTGCCCCCCGACAGCCTCACCCGGCACTACCTGGAGCTGTTCGGCCGTCAGCCGCCGCGCACCCTCTTCCTCTACCCGGTGGAGGTGCGCGGCCGGCTCGTGGCGGTGCTCTACGGCGACTGCGGCCAGAAGCCCATCAGCCAGCGGCGACTGTCCGACTACCTCCTCTTCTGCCAGGAGCTGCCCGCCGCCTTCCAGGAGCTGCTGCTCTTTCGCAAACAGCGCCAGGCGCCGCAGCGCGGCAGCGGCATGAGCTTCGACGTGGACGTGGACGTGGAGCTGGACGAGCCCGCCGCTCCCGCCCCGCAGCCGTCGCTCGCCGCGGGCCTGGGCTGGAGCCCCTTCGCCACCCGCTCCTCGGGCGCGATGGGCCGCGCCGCCTCGCTCGCGCCCCTGGTCATGTCCCAGGAGGAGCGCCCGCCCCCGGACTTCGGCCCCCTCATCAAGCGCCTCACCGGCCCGGACGCCAACCAGCGCGCGAGCGCCATGGCGGAGCTGGCACGCTCGCCCGAGGCCAGCGCCCGGGTGCTCGTCACGCACTTTCCCGGCCCTTCCGCCTGGAGCCGGCTGCCCGTGCTGGAGCTGCCCGAGGCGGACGAGCTCGGCCCCATCGCCGGCGCCCTGTCGCGGCTCGGTCGGCCCGCGGCCCAGGCCCTGGCGCCGCTGTTGGACTCGCCCGACTCGGACACGCGCTACTTCGCCCTGCTCACCGCGGGCAACCTGCCCTACGTGGAGCTGGTGGACGGCATCCTGCGCGGCCTCTTCGACGCCGAGCCGGACCTGTCCAGCGCCGCGCGCGCCGCCGCCGCCGCGCTCAAGCACCTGCCTCGCCTGGACGCGGCACGTCGGGAGCTGCGCCAGGAGCTCCAGCACCGCGATCCGCTGCGCCGCTCGCTCGCCGCGCGCGCCCTGGGCACGCTGCACGATCGCGAGTCCATCGAGAGCCTCATCCCGCTCACGGGCACGAGCGATCCCCTGTGCGCCCAGGCCGCCGCGGATGCGCTGCGCGAGCTGACGCGGGTGTCGCTGGGGCTGGACGCCCGGGCCTGGATGACCTGGTGGGCGGACAACCGCGCGCGCCGCCGCGCGGACTGGCTCGTGACGGCGCTGCGGCACCCGGAGCTCGACGTGCGCCTGACCTCCATCGAGGAGCTGAGCCGGGCCCTCAACGACACACTCGGCTACTACGCCGACGCACCCGAGCCCGAGCGCGAGGCGGCCGTGCGCCGCTGGGAAGCCGTGGCGGCGGACCCCGGGCGCTCGCGCCGACTGACCCTGCTCTAG
- a CDS encoding sigma-54-dependent transcriptional regulator encodes MAEPLKGSVLLVDDDPAVAKVLGALLGQAGLSVHTASRGDEALALLGRKPIDVVVSDVRMPGMSGLELLAEVGRSWPDLPVILLTAHGTVPLAVEAMKAGATDFALKPFDREEILFSIRKALLRAQQPEASRPPVGKDAGSFVGRSSAMSSVQALLARAAAGTATVLLRGESGTGKELAAKAVHDASPRHAGPFVKLHCAALPDTLLESELFGYEKGAFTGAATRKPGRVELAHGGTLFLDEIGDITPQVQVKLLRLLQEREFERLGGTQTLKVDVRFVAATHRDLETLVREGTFREDLFYRLNVVPVWLPPLRARPEDIEPLARHFLDVHARANGRPAFTLTPEGLATLCAQPWPGNVRQLQNFIERLVVLSDGPLLTGDEVRRELERQPGIIPLLPAPALTPVPGGPTAAPGASEGRTLESQRKETERQALVDALKSAGDNRTLAARLLGISRRTLYNKLEEYGLV; translated from the coding sequence TTGGCCGAGCCGTTGAAGGGCAGTGTGTTGTTGGTGGATGACGACCCGGCCGTGGCCAAGGTGCTCGGCGCGCTGCTGGGACAAGCGGGCCTGTCGGTGCACACGGCCTCCCGGGGAGACGAGGCGCTCGCCCTGCTGGGCCGCAAGCCCATCGACGTGGTGGTGAGTGACGTGCGCATGCCCGGCATGAGCGGCCTGGAGCTGCTCGCCGAGGTGGGCCGCTCCTGGCCCGACCTGCCCGTCATCCTCCTGACCGCCCATGGCACCGTGCCCCTGGCCGTGGAGGCCATGAAGGCGGGCGCGACGGACTTCGCCCTCAAGCCCTTCGATCGCGAGGAGATCCTCTTCAGCATCCGCAAGGCGCTCCTGCGCGCCCAGCAGCCCGAGGCCTCCCGCCCCCCCGTGGGCAAGGACGCCGGGAGCTTCGTGGGCCGCAGCTCCGCCATGTCCAGCGTCCAGGCCCTGCTCGCGCGCGCGGCGGCGGGCACGGCCACGGTGCTCTTGCGCGGCGAGTCCGGCACGGGCAAGGAGCTGGCCGCCAAGGCCGTGCACGACGCGAGCCCCCGCCACGCCGGCCCCTTCGTGAAGCTGCACTGCGCGGCCCTGCCCGACACGCTCTTGGAGAGCGAGCTGTTCGGCTACGAGAAGGGCGCCTTCACTGGCGCGGCCACGCGCAAGCCCGGCCGCGTGGAGCTGGCCCACGGCGGCACGCTCTTCCTCGACGAGATCGGCGACATCACCCCCCAGGTGCAGGTGAAGCTCTTGCGCCTGCTGCAGGAGCGCGAGTTCGAGCGGCTCGGCGGCACGCAGACGCTCAAGGTGGACGTGCGCTTCGTGGCGGCCACGCACCGGGACCTGGAGACGCTGGTGCGCGAGGGCACCTTCCGCGAGGATCTCTTCTACCGGCTCAACGTGGTGCCGGTGTGGCTGCCGCCCCTGCGCGCCCGGCCCGAGGACATCGAGCCGCTCGCGCGCCACTTCCTCGACGTGCACGCGCGCGCCAATGGCCGGCCCGCCTTCACCCTCACGCCGGAGGGCCTGGCCACCCTGTGCGCCCAGCCCTGGCCCGGCAACGTGCGCCAGTTGCAGAACTTCATCGAGCGGCTGGTGGTGCTCTCCGACGGGCCCCTGCTCACCGGCGACGAGGTGCGGCGCGAGCTCGAGCGGCAGCCGGGCATCATCCCCCTGCTGCCCGCCCCCGCCCTCACCCCGGTGCCGGGCGGCCCGACGGCGGCCCCGGGCGCGAGCGAGGGACGCACCCTGGAGTCCCAGCGCAAGGAGACGGAGCGCCAGGCCCTGGTGGACGCGCTCAAGAGCGCCGGGGACAACCGCACCCTGGCCGCGCGACTGCTCGGCATCAGCCGCCGGACCCTGTACAACAAGCTGGAGGAGTACGGGCTCGTCTAG